One segment of Streptomyces sp. YIM 121038 DNA contains the following:
- a CDS encoding amino acid permease, producing MSSTLFRTKKVEQSILDTEEPEHALKKSLSALDLTVFGVGVIIGTGIFVLTGTVAKNNAGPSVALAFVVAGVVCALAALCYAEFASTLPVAGSAYTFSYASLGELPAWIIGWDLVLEFALGTAVVAVGWSGYIASLLDNAGWALPEALSGRDGADGFGFDIMAAALVLVLTGILVLGMKLSARITSLVVAIKVIVVLVVIVAGAFFVKGDNYDPFIPESQAVEAGGGLHSPLIQLMFGWAPSNFGVMGIFTAASVVFFAFIGFDIVATAAEETKNPQRDMPRGILGSLLICTTLYVAVSIVVTGMQHYTQLSVDAPLADAFKATGHPWYAGFISFGAAVGLTTVCMILLLGQTRVFFAMSRDGLLPRFFSHVHPRFRTPHRPTILLGVIIAVVAGFTPLSELAELVNIGTLFAFVIVAVSVIILRRTRPDLHRSFRTPWVPVLPIASVAASLWLMLNLPAETWVRFAGWMLLGVVVYFLYGRSHSRLGQREETSVGEVLRPPGRDAQ from the coding sequence GTGAGCAGCACCCTCTTCCGGACGAAGAAGGTCGAGCAGTCCATCCTCGACACCGAGGAGCCAGAGCACGCGCTCAAGAAATCGCTGTCCGCGCTCGACCTGACGGTCTTCGGCGTCGGCGTCATCATCGGCACGGGCATCTTCGTGCTCACCGGCACCGTCGCCAAGAACAACGCGGGCCCCTCCGTCGCCCTCGCCTTCGTCGTGGCCGGTGTCGTCTGCGCCCTCGCCGCGCTCTGCTACGCCGAGTTCGCCTCGACGCTCCCCGTGGCCGGGTCCGCGTACACGTTCTCGTACGCGTCCCTGGGCGAACTGCCCGCCTGGATCATCGGCTGGGACCTGGTCCTGGAGTTCGCGCTCGGCACGGCGGTGGTGGCCGTCGGCTGGTCCGGGTACATCGCCTCGCTGCTCGACAACGCGGGCTGGGCGCTGCCGGAGGCGCTCAGCGGCCGGGACGGCGCCGACGGCTTCGGCTTCGACATCATGGCCGCCGCCCTGGTCCTGGTGCTCACCGGCATCCTCGTGCTCGGCATGAAGCTCTCCGCGCGGATCACCTCGCTCGTCGTCGCCATCAAGGTGATCGTCGTCCTCGTGGTGATCGTCGCGGGCGCCTTCTTCGTCAAGGGCGACAACTACGACCCGTTCATCCCCGAGTCCCAGGCCGTGGAGGCGGGCGGCGGACTGCACTCCCCGCTGATCCAGCTGATGTTCGGCTGGGCGCCGTCGAACTTCGGCGTGATGGGCATCTTCACCGCCGCCTCGGTCGTCTTCTTCGCCTTCATCGGCTTCGACATCGTGGCCACCGCCGCGGAGGAGACGAAGAACCCGCAGCGGGACATGCCGCGCGGCATCCTGGGCTCCCTGCTCATCTGCACGACGCTGTACGTGGCCGTGTCGATCGTCGTCACCGGCATGCAGCACTACACGCAGCTGTCCGTGGACGCCCCGCTCGCCGACGCCTTCAAGGCCACCGGGCACCCCTGGTACGCGGGCTTCATCAGCTTCGGCGCCGCCGTCGGCCTGACCACGGTCTGCATGATCCTGCTCCTCGGCCAGACCCGGGTGTTCTTCGCGATGAGCCGCGACGGGCTGCTCCCGCGGTTCTTCTCGCACGTCCACCCGCGCTTCAGGACCCCGCACCGGCCGACCATCCTCCTCGGGGTGATCATCGCGGTCGTGGCCGGGTTCACCCCCCTGAGCGAACTCGCCGAGCTGGTGAACATCGGCACCCTCTTCGCCTTCGTGATCGTGGCCGTCAGCGTGATCATCCTCCGGCGCACCCGCCCCGACCTGCACCGCTCCTTCCGCACCCCGTGGGTGCCCGTGCTGCCGATCGCCTCGGTCGCCGCCTCGCTGTGGCTGATGCTCAACCTGCCCGCCGAGACCTGGGTCCGCTTCGCGGGCTGGATGCTGCTCGGCGTCGTCGTCTACTTCCTCTACGGGCGCTCGCACAGCCGCCTCGGGCAGCGCGAGGAGACGAGCGTGGGCGAGGTGCTGCGGCCGCCGGGCCGCGACGCCCAGTAG
- a CDS encoding CapA family protein encodes MTRPSRRLITTCAASLALLAGTACGPFGGDDDKAADGGPSFTVAAAGDILIHPQLTEQARKDAKVTGKGEKGIDFGPMLAGIKPVISKADLGICHFEPVVSKPEGPFQSYPDFLVPPQITTAVKGVGYDQCSSVSNHTLDHGPKGVTRTLNALDKAGLKHTGSARSAAEAKKPLITTVKGVKVGQIAFAFGFNGRAVPKDKPWIVNQNDFDKIAAAEKATRAAGADVVILSIHWGRENQPNASTPQIKLARRIAEETGINLVIGHHAHVVQPMEKIGDTWIAYGLGNQIARHDVPSGLTEEGAIGWFTFTKRGGKWDVGAKYVPTFTEIPPDPDETGELPKGAVKDHRLLDVAATLRDGKGLSEERRSRYRLAFERTQGTLLNRGAGQDGLEALEDLPD; translated from the coding sequence ATGACACGTCCCTCCCGCAGGCTAATAACGACCTGCGCAGCCTCGCTCGCCCTTCTGGCGGGCACCGCGTGCGGCCCCTTCGGCGGCGATGACGACAAGGCCGCCGACGGCGGCCCCTCGTTCACCGTCGCGGCCGCGGGCGACATCCTCATCCACCCTCAACTCACCGAGCAGGCACGCAAGGACGCCAAGGTGACCGGCAAGGGGGAGAAGGGCATCGACTTCGGCCCGATGCTCGCCGGGATCAAGCCCGTCATCAGCAAGGCCGACCTCGGGATCTGCCACTTCGAGCCGGTCGTGAGCAAGCCGGAGGGGCCCTTCCAGAGCTATCCGGACTTCCTGGTGCCGCCGCAGATCACCACGGCGGTCAAGGGCGTCGGCTACGACCAGTGCTCCAGTGTGTCCAACCACACCCTCGACCACGGCCCCAAGGGCGTCACGCGCACCCTGAACGCCCTGGACAAGGCGGGCCTGAAGCACACCGGTTCGGCGCGCAGCGCGGCCGAGGCGAAGAAGCCGCTGATCACGACCGTCAAGGGCGTCAAGGTCGGGCAGATCGCCTTCGCCTTCGGCTTCAACGGCCGGGCGGTGCCCAAGGACAAGCCCTGGATCGTCAACCAGAACGACTTCGACAAGATCGCGGCGGCCGAGAAGGCCACCCGCGCCGCCGGTGCCGACGTGGTGATCCTGAGCATCCACTGGGGCCGTGAGAACCAGCCCAACGCCAGCACCCCGCAGATCAAGCTGGCCCGCCGCATCGCCGAGGAGACCGGGATCAACCTGGTCATCGGCCACCACGCACACGTGGTCCAGCCGATGGAGAAGATCGGCGACACCTGGATCGCGTACGGACTCGGCAACCAGATCGCCCGGCACGACGTGCCCAGCGGGCTGACCGAGGAGGGCGCCATCGGCTGGTTCACGTTCACCAAGCGCGGCGGCAAGTGGGACGTGGGCGCGAAGTACGTGCCGACCTTCACGGAGATCCCGCCGGACCCGGACGAGACCGGCGAACTGCCCAAGGGCGCCGTCAAGGACCACCGCCTGCTCGACGTCGCCGCCACGCTGCGTGACGGCAAGGGCCTCAGCGAGGAGCGGCGTTCGCGCTACCGCCTCGCCTTCGAGCGCACCCAGGGCACGCTCCTCAACCGCGGTGCCGGCCAGGACGGCCTCGAGGCCCTGGAGGACCTGCCGGACTGA